The Leucobacter sp. UCMA 4100 genome window below encodes:
- a CDS encoding Trp biosynthesis-associated membrane protein — MTKRNLVSLLLLLAVAMLFASTRPWLELQLIPSAAAHGDVTVTGTAGNKALMPVAIALLAIGAVLGIAGRALRVALGALTAVFGGWIAWSAFAGVLGGQDAEIDFAKASIAEATGILSSSPIEVVDLMQVTVWPTVTVVLGLLVLLVGIGVAVFGWKWAQGGKRYEAKGSPREKKAPRPDGSADRIADWDALSEGDDPSDELGPEDFGGGDDSAEAPGRS, encoded by the coding sequence ATGACCAAACGCAACCTTGTTTCGCTGCTGCTGCTACTCGCGGTGGCGATGCTCTTCGCGAGTACCAGGCCCTGGCTTGAACTGCAGCTCATCCCGAGTGCTGCCGCCCACGGTGACGTGACAGTGACGGGAACCGCGGGGAACAAGGCGCTCATGCCGGTGGCGATTGCGCTCCTGGCTATCGGCGCCGTGCTCGGCATTGCGGGCCGCGCGCTCAGGGTTGCCCTCGGCGCGCTCACCGCGGTGTTTGGCGGGTGGATCGCCTGGTCGGCCTTCGCTGGAGTGCTCGGCGGGCAAGATGCCGAGATCGACTTCGCAAAAGCTTCGATTGCCGAGGCGACGGGCATTCTCTCGTCATCGCCCATCGAGGTCGTTGACCTCATGCAGGTCACGGTGTGGCCGACGGTCACGGTGGTGCTCGGTTTGCTTGTGCTGCTCGTGGGCATCGGGGTCGCGGTGTTTGGCTGGAAATGGGCACAGGGCGGCAAACGGTATGAAGCGAAGGGCTCGCCGCGCGAGAAGAAGGCGCCGCGTCCCGATGGCTCAGCCGACCGGATTGCCGACTGGGATGCACTCTCTGAGGGCGACGATCCGAGCGATGAACTTGGGCCAGAAGACTTCGGTGGCGGCGACGACAGCGCAGAAGCGCCGGGTCGCTCCTGA
- a CDS encoding chorismate-binding protein, producing the protein MTLTTTRAAFDQAAATNPIVSVCREVFADSDTPASIYRKVAASRPGTFLLESAEQGGVWTRFSFVGAGSFGVLSERDGRAYWAASPESAMTEERLLPGGVVSLEPLEAVQAAYERWKADQVDGLPPLTSGFVGYIGWDTIRQIETTLPDPGFGPAAVPVQGLSFVSELIVIDHREGSVILIANVLTDEEGVPLDNAWDDAQARLDGLQRSLAASAAAPVATLNREAVTEAKRVTPQAEYLRLAQLTIDRIREGEAGQVVVSQRFDSECTADPLDVYRVLRHLNPSPYLYLLSYEGHDGEPFSVVGSSPEALITVNGGRVITHPIGGSKPRGTDASHDLQLEKELLADKKERTEHEMLVDLSKRDLSTFCVPESVHVSDLMRIERYSHVMHIVSTVEGELRPEESPVSALRATFPAGTLSGDPKPKALAIIDELETASRGVYGGVVGYFGLGGDADLAIAIRTATIRSGIATVQAGGGIVADSVPASEDEECRNKAAAPLRAVAIANTLVEEK; encoded by the coding sequence ATGACCCTCACGACAACCCGTGCCGCCTTTGACCAGGCGGCAGCAACGAACCCGATCGTTTCTGTGTGCCGTGAGGTATTCGCAGACTCTGATACTCCGGCGAGCATTTACCGAAAGGTCGCGGCATCGCGACCCGGAACCTTCCTGCTCGAATCGGCAGAGCAGGGCGGGGTATGGACCCGCTTTTCGTTCGTTGGCGCCGGCTCTTTCGGTGTCCTGAGTGAGCGAGACGGGCGCGCCTACTGGGCAGCGAGCCCTGAATCGGCGATGACTGAAGAGCGACTCTTGCCAGGGGGCGTCGTCTCGCTTGAGCCACTTGAGGCGGTGCAGGCCGCCTACGAGCGTTGGAAGGCCGATCAGGTTGACGGGCTGCCGCCGCTGACAAGCGGGTTCGTGGGGTACATCGGGTGGGACACGATCCGCCAAATTGAGACGACGTTGCCAGACCCAGGCTTTGGCCCGGCCGCGGTTCCCGTGCAGGGGCTGAGCTTCGTCTCTGAACTTATCGTGATCGATCACCGCGAGGGCTCGGTCATTCTCATCGCCAATGTTTTGACCGACGAAGAGGGAGTGCCGCTCGACAACGCATGGGACGATGCGCAGGCCCGCCTCGACGGGCTGCAACGTTCACTCGCCGCGAGTGCGGCGGCGCCGGTCGCGACGCTCAACCGCGAGGCGGTGACCGAGGCGAAGCGGGTCACGCCGCAGGCCGAGTACCTCAGGCTCGCTCAACTCACCATTGACCGCATTCGTGAGGGCGAGGCCGGCCAGGTCGTAGTCTCGCAGCGGTTCGACAGCGAGTGCACGGCCGATCCGCTCGACGTATACCGCGTGCTGCGACACCTCAACCCGAGCCCTTACCTGTACCTGCTCTCGTATGAGGGGCACGATGGTGAGCCGTTCTCGGTCGTCGGTTCGAGCCCTGAAGCTCTGATCACGGTCAACGGTGGCCGGGTGATCACGCACCCGATTGGCGGATCGAAGCCGCGCGGAACCGACGCGAGTCACGACCTGCAGCTCGAGAAAGAACTGCTCGCCGACAAGAAAGAGCGCACCGAGCACGAGATGCTCGTTGACCTGTCAAAGCGTGACCTCTCGACCTTCTGCGTGCCCGAGAGTGTGCACGTGAGCGACCTCATGCGCATCGAGCGCTACAGCCACGTCATGCACATCGTTTCGACAGTTGAGGGTGAGCTTCGACCCGAGGAATCGCCGGTGTCGGCGCTCCGGGCAACGTTCCCGGCGGGCACGCTGTCAGGAGATCCGAAGCCGAAAGCACTCGCGATCATCGATGAGCTCGAAACGGCAAGCCGGGGAGTATACGGCGGGGTTGTCGGGTACTTCGGGCTCGGGGGCGATGCCGACCTCGCGATAGCGATTCGAACGGCCACGATCCGCTCGGGTATTGCGACGGTTCAAGCGGGTGGGGGCATCGTTGCCGACTCGGTTCCCGCCTCGGAAGACGAGGAATGCCGCAACAAGGCGGCCGCGCCGCTGCGTGCAGTCGCAATCGCAAACACACTCGTTGAGGAGAAGTAA
- the trpC gene encoding indole-3-glycerol phosphate synthase TrpC, protein MLDDLLRGALDDAASREAQLPLSHLEALALEAPAALNALEFLAPADHMKVIAEVKRASPSRGDLAEIPEPHELAMQYEAGGASTVSVLTEGRKFKGSLDDLRSVRQLVNIPVLRKDFIGNAYQVYEARAAGADLVLLIVAALPQSTLESLYKLIIELGMTPLVEAHSDEEVDRAIQLGSKLIGVNARDLTTFELDRELFGRVSDVIPKGTIKVAESAVRGVDDVEHYRRAGADVVLVGEALVIEGAPREAVRAFTQVA, encoded by the coding sequence GTGCTAGACGACCTGCTTCGCGGGGCGCTTGACGATGCTGCTTCGAGGGAGGCTCAGCTACCACTGAGCCACCTCGAAGCGCTTGCGTTAGAGGCCCCTGCAGCGTTGAACGCGCTCGAGTTTCTTGCTCCGGCCGATCATATGAAGGTGATTGCCGAGGTCAAGCGTGCGAGTCCTTCTCGCGGCGACCTCGCCGAGATTCCCGAGCCTCACGAACTTGCGATGCAGTACGAGGCTGGCGGTGCGAGCACCGTGAGCGTGCTGACCGAGGGACGCAAGTTTAAGGGGTCGCTCGACGATCTGCGCAGTGTTCGCCAGCTTGTGAACATTCCTGTGCTGCGCAAAGACTTTATTGGTAACGCGTACCAGGTGTACGAGGCGAGGGCTGCTGGGGCAGACCTCGTTTTGCTCATCGTTGCGGCGCTTCCGCAATCGACGCTCGAGTCGCTGTATAAACTCATCATTGAGCTCGGGATGACACCACTCGTCGAGGCGCACTCTGACGAAGAGGTTGACCGCGCGATTCAGCTGGGTTCCAAGCTCATTGGCGTCAACGCACGTGACCTGACGACCTTTGAGCTCGATCGCGAGCTGTTTGGTCGCGTGAGCGACGTGATTCCGAAGGGAACCATCAAGGTTGCTGAATCGGCTGTTCGTGGCGTCGACGACGTCGAGCATTACCGCCGTGCCGGGGCTGACGTGGTGCTCGTCGGCGAGGCACTCGTGATCGAGGGCGCACCGCGCGAAGCTGTTCGCGCATTCACCCAGGTTGCCTAA
- a CDS encoding DUF6704 family protein, which translates to MTDRLDEYGHGDSPAAWTAVLIMLLAFAVGTVAFFFHQAWLVWISAGVLVLGLLVGVIMAKAGYGVKGPKFVPKSHD; encoded by the coding sequence ATGACTGACCGCCTTGATGAGTATGGCCACGGAGATTCACCGGCTGCATGGACTGCAGTGCTGATTATGCTGCTTGCATTTGCTGTGGGCACGGTTGCTTTCTTCTTCCACCAGGCTTGGCTGGTGTGGATCAGCGCCGGCGTGCTCGTGCTTGGTCTCCTGGTAGGCGTGATCATGGCTAAAGCAGGCTACGGCGTTAAGGGACCAAAGTTCGTTCCTAAGTCTCACGACTAA